A single region of the Portunus trituberculatus isolate SZX2019 chromosome 29, ASM1759143v1, whole genome shotgun sequence genome encodes:
- the LOC123510410 gene encoding uncharacterized protein LOC123510410 produces MDPDIVAYVMLDYLNRKQQEKRRRRVWSHDWLKKRREESVAFRLVRELEAEDPDTLRQWTRPDQHQFQELLAQVTPLIKKEDTNMRQAVTPYERLLLTLHHLATGGSYRSLSCQFRISHNLISAITPSVCRAIYQVLQPKYMCLPRKAEQWRKIANDFYNKWQFPLCIGALDGKRVLICKPPNSGSTFYDYKGHVSVILMALVDADCKFLYVDVGSCGRASDGGV; encoded by the exons ATGGATCCTGACATTGTAGCATATGTGATGCTGGACTATTTGAACAGGAAGCagcaggagaagaggaggaggcgtgtaTGGAGCCATGATTggttgaagaaaaggagagaagagagtgtaGCCTTCAGACTTGTGAGGGAGCTTGAGGCTGAAGACCCAGACACACTGAGACAATGGACACGTCCTGACCAACACCAATTTCAGGAACTGTTAGCCCAG GTGACCCCACttataaagaaggaagataccAATATGCGACAGGCAGTTACTCCTTATGAACGCCTTCTTCTGACACTACATCATCTAGCAACTG gAGGGTCCTACAGAAGCTTGTCTTGCCAGTTTAGGATCAGCCACAACTTAATCTCTGCCATCACCCCAAGTGTGTGCAGGGCAATCTACCAGGTCCTTCAACCAAAATACATGTGTTTACCAAGGAAAGCTGAACAGTGGCGTAAAATTGCAAATGATTTTTATAACAAGTGGCAATTTCCATTATGTATTGGTGCACTTGATGGCAAGAGAGTCTTGATCTGCAAACCACCAAACTCAGGATCTACTTTTTATGATTATAAAGGACATGTTAGTGTGATCCTGATGGCATTAGTAGATGCAGACTGCAAATTTTTGTATGTTGATGTTGGTAGCTGTGGACGAGCCAGTGATGGTGGAGTTTGA